The region CCTACTCAGTAACTTCTTCGTCGAGATTATAGGGGCCTCTATGAAATCCCTCGGCTCTAAAGAGGCCGAGGAAAAGCCTATTATCCTAGCTATCGGCTCCAGGCCTCTCTCCTCCACGACCTCCCCATGAGCTAGGACCAGAGCAGCAGCTCCATCGCTCAATTGAGAAGCATTAGCAGCTGTTATAACTCCATCCGGTCTGAAAGCTGGTCTGAGCTTAGCTATCTTCTCGATACTAGTATCGGGCCTTATACCCTCGTCTCTCTCTAGGGGGACATCCCTCACTCTCTCTATCTCCCTAGCGAAGTACCCTCTCTCAGTCGCTTCCTCAGCTTTCATATGACTGGAGACCGCGAACTCATCGCACTCCTCCCTAGATATCCCCCATTTCCTCGCAGTTTCTTCAGCTTCCTCCCCCATCAGGAGGCCTGTATGGGGGTCCGTGAGTCCGTCATAGACCATTAAATCTATCAACTTCTCCCCGGTGAAGGAGAACTTCACCCCCCATCTCCACTGAGGAGGTAACGCGTAGGGAGCGTTGCTCATGCTCTCCATCCCCCCGGCTACTACTACTCTGTTCTCCCCGAGAGCTATGCTCTGAGCTGCGAGAGTTATCGCCTTCATCCCGGAGGCACATACTTTATTCACAGTGAACCCGGGGACTTCCTTGGGGATACCAGCTATTATAGCTGCTTGCCTAGCTGGGTTCTGACCTACCATCGCTTGTAAAACGTTCCCCATTATGACTTCATCTACATCACTGGGCTCCAACCCGCTCCTCCTTACAGCAGCTTCTATAGCTACAGCACCTAACTGAGGAGCGGTCATCTTAGATAAGGCACCTCCGAACTTCCCTATCGGTGTCCTAGCGAAACTGACGATGAATACATCGCTCAACATATTATCACCCGAGCCCCCTCAACTTCTTTATGAGTGCTGGGAGAAACTCATATAGGTCCCTCACTATGCAGTAATCGGAGTTCTCGAATATCGGAGCACTTGGATCATTATTTACGGCAACTATCACTTTAGAATCAATTATACCCGCTGAGAACTGCTGCTGCCCTGATGCTCCCACTACGAACAGGAGCTTAGGAGCTATCCTGACTCCGCTTATCCCGATCCAAGATTCCTCGGGCATCCACTTCAGGTCAGCTGCTAGGGGCCTCGTGGATCCCACTACACCATTGAAAAGTTCAGCTAGTTCGTAAGCGAGCTTCAGATCCTCTTTCCTCTTGAAACCCCTCCCCGCAGCAACCACTACATCTGCTTTATCCAGAGGTATCCCTAACTTCGGCTTAGGCCTCCTCTCCAATACTTCGTAAGATCTCGCGGTCTCGGACTTACAATGCAAGGTCTCGTGAGTTGAATCAGTATCTAGTGGCTTGAATTTGCCCTTCTGAACGCTGATAACAGCCGGTAAGGTGAGCTCCTCCACGGATATAGCTTTCCCACCGTAAGTCATCCTCTCGACAATGAGCTTTCCATCGCTCAAGCTGAGGGATGAGACTTCAGTGGCGACAGCTCTCTCTAGCTTCTGCGCTACCTGCCCTATTAACTCCCTCCCCCTCTTATCGCTCGAAAGTATTAGTAAATCGTAATCCTCAGCTAGGGACGTTATGACGCTGAGGAGCCCTTGTTGGTCCTCGGAGCTCACATCACATATTATAACTCTCTTAACTCCCTTGACCTCCCCCTCCCTATCCGCCTGATCCGAAGTCAGGAGGAGGGAGACTTCCCCGACCCCGCTCCCAGCTGATATCAACTCCTTAGCTAACTCGAAGTAATGACTGAACACTAAGACTTTCATCCTCTCACCTCTAGAAGTCCCTCGCTCTTCAAAGCATCTATAAGCTTCTCTATAGCTTCCTCAAGCTCTCCCTCAATGAAAATCCTCTTCCTCTCAACTCTCAAGGCTTTGATCTCCTTAACCTTGACCTTGGGCTCCACAGTCGCCTGAACCTCCTTCTGCACTATAGGTTTCTTCGATGCTCTCATTATGTGGAGGACAGTCGGTATCCTGGGTTGGTTTATCTCCTGAGTCACAGATATAACGGCGGGTAGCTTCAGGGATACGACTTCATCATAATCCTCTAAGCTCCTAGTGACTTTTATCTCCTCTCCATTGACCTCTATACTCGTAGCATAAGAGAGGTAGGGCCAACCGAGCTCCGCAGCTACTCTAGCTGGCAGGACCCCTGAGAAATTATCCTCACTACCCTCACCAGCTAATACTAATTGGTATTTCCCCCTTATCTCCTCCGAAAGCAACTTAGCTGCTGAGTAAGTATCCATGTACTGATTGCTGAGGAGGAGCAATGCTTCATCGATCCCCATCGCTAGGAGCCTCGTTAAAGCTTCTCTCGCTTCCTTCAACCTCCTCCCAGAGGAACCGAAGCATGAGAGCATTATAGCAACAGCCTTTCCCCCGACTCTCTCCTTTATCCTGACAGCCTCCTCAGCGGCATTGAGCTCTATATCCCCTGCTTTCGTCGGGGCTTCATCTAAGTATATCTTCCCGGTCCTACTATCGATAGCCAGTTGCTGGACGTCCAGGGACTGTTTGACGAGCACAGCTATATCCATAGGGACACCTAAATCCGATGCGAGTGTTTAAGAAAAAGTTTGGCCTCAATGAGCGGAGCCCCGCTGGGGGAACCCTCGGCTAGCTAGGGCCCCTTACAGCTAAACTTTTTAATTTTTAGGTGCGCTGTCCGTGGGTGATAGTTAAGTGGACTTCTCATTCACTGAGGAGGAAGAGGTATTCAGGAAAACCCTGAGGGAGCTTTTATCTGAGGTCTTAGCTCCCAGGGCTAGGGAGATAGATAGGAACTGCAGGATACCGAGGGAAGTGATAAGCGCACTAGCTGAGAGCGGCATTCTGCTCCTGACAGTGAAGCCTGAGTACGGGGGGCAGGGAGCTAGTTGGGTGATGGGTGCGATAGCTACTGAGGAGATAGCTAGAGCGGATCCAAGTGTAGCTACTGCTGTCTTCCACTTAGTTGAGGCCTCCT is a window of Candidatus Korarchaeum sp. DNA encoding:
- a CDS encoding electron transfer flavoprotein subunit beta/FixA family protein, with amino-acid sequence MDIAVLVKQSLDVQQLAIDSRTGKIYLDEAPTKAGDIELNAAEEAVRIKERVGGKAVAIMLSCFGSSGRRLKEAREALTRLLAMGIDEALLLLSNQYMDTYSAAKLLSEEIRGKYQLVLAGEGSEDNFSGVLPARVAAELGWPYLSYATSIEVNGEEIKVTRSLEDYDEVVSLKLPAVISVTQEINQPRIPTVLHIMRASKKPIVQKEVQATVEPKVKVKEIKALRVERKRIFIEGELEEAIEKLIDALKSEGLLEVRG
- a CDS encoding electron transfer flavoprotein subunit alpha/FixB family protein, with product MKVLVFSHYFELAKELISAGSGVGEVSLLLTSDQADREGEVKGVKRVIICDVSSEDQQGLLSVITSLAEDYDLLILSSDKRGRELIGQVAQKLERAVATEVSSLSLSDGKLIVERMTYGGKAISVEELTLPAVISVQKGKFKPLDTDSTHETLHCKSETARSYEVLERRPKPKLGIPLDKADVVVAAGRGFKRKEDLKLAYELAELFNGVVGSTRPLAADLKWMPEESWIGISGVRIAPKLLFVVGASGQQQFSAGIIDSKVIVAVNNDPSAPIFENSDYCIVRDLYEFLPALIKKLRGLG
- a CDS encoding thiolase family protein — encoded protein: MLSDVFIVSFARTPIGKFGGALSKMTAPQLGAVAIEAAVRRSGLEPSDVDEVIMGNVLQAMVGQNPARQAAIIAGIPKEVPGFTVNKVCASGMKAITLAAQSIALGENRVVVAGGMESMSNAPYALPPQWRWGVKFSFTGEKLIDLMVYDGLTDPHTGLLMGEEAEETARKWGISREECDEFAVSSHMKAEEATERGYFAREIERVRDVPLERDEGIRPDTSIEKIAKLRPAFRPDGVITAANASQLSDGAAALVLAHGEVVEERGLEPIARIIGFSSASLEPRDFIEAPIISTKKLLSRIGMGIDDFDIIEHNEAFALATLVVAKGLGIPLERLNPFGGAVALGHPLGASGARIVVTLLNALRVRGKRRGLATICHGGGGAQSIAIELVR